From Microbacterium sp. CGR2:
CGATCTGTCCCGCAGGCAGTTCCTGACTGCCACCTCGCTCGCCGCCGGCGCAGCTCTGCTCGCCGGCTGCGCTCCCGGCACCACCGCCTCCGCCACCCAGACGCTGCAGTTCTGGCATCTGCTCAGCGGTGGCGACGGTGTCACGATGTCGCAACTGCTCGACGAGGTCAACGGCGCCCAGAGCGCCTTCCGCATGCGCCCCACCGTCCTCGCCTGGGGCACCCCGTACTACACGAAGCTCGCCATGGCAGGAGCCGGCGGCCGCGCCCCGGACGTCGCGATCATGCACGCCACACGCACGGTCGGCTGGGCCCCGGGCGGGCTGCTCGACCGCTGGGACGTCGACAAGCTCGCGTCGCTCGGCATCGAGGAGTCGTCCTTCCCGAAGCCGATCTGGGAGAAGGGCTTCGTCGGCGAGGGCATGTACAGCATCGCTCTGGACGCGCACCCCTTCGTCATGATGTTCAACACCGACATCTGTGACGCTGCCGGTGTGCTCGACAGCGACGGCAAGCTCGCCGAGACCTCCTCCCCCGAGGAATTCGTCGAGCAACTGCGCACGGTCGGAGGCTCGGCCGAGGGACACGCACTCTCGTTCGGCTACCTCGGTGACGGCGCGCAGATGTGGCGCCTGTTCTACACGTTCTACTCGCAGCACGGTGCCGCGATGGAACTTCCGATCGGCGGCAAGGCGGTCATCGACAAGGAGGCCGCCGTCGAGTCGCTCACGCTGATGCAGACGCTCCTCGACGGGGAGATCGCTCAGGCCCAGGCCGACTACGGCAGCGCGATCGCCGAGTTCTCCACCGGCAAGAGCGGGATGCTGTTCACCGGTGTCTGGGAACTGCGCACCATGCAGGCCGCCGGCATCCCGTTCGACGCCACGATGATCCCGAACCTGTACGGGACACCGGCCGTCTACGCCGACTCGCACTCCTTCGTGCTTCCGAACCAGACGAACGCCGATCCGGTCAAGCGCGACCTGACCTACGAGTTCGTCGCCGACATGCTGAAGAACTCCTTCGGCTGGGCCGAGGCAGGGCACATCCCCGCCTACCTCCCGGTCACCGAGTCGCCCGAGTACTCCGAGCTCATCCCCCAGGCCAACTACGCCGAGGCGGCGCAGCACGTGGTCTACGACCCGACCGCGTGGTTCACCGGCTCCGGATCGAACTTCCAGTCCGAGTTCGGTGCCGCAGTGCAGGAAGTCCTGCTCTCGGGCGCCGACCCGGCCGCGGCGATCGATCGCTTCGAAGCACGCGTCAACACTCTGCTCCGACAGCCGAACCCGGCCGATCCCGAAGGGACGTTCACGTCATGACGACCACGACCACGGCCACAGACTCCACACGGACCATCGTCACCGGATCGAAGAAGAAGGCCACGCCCGACCGCCGTGCCGGCTCCCGCAATCGCGAGCAGCTGATCAGCTGGGCCTTCCTGGCACCCTTCCTCATCGCCTTCCTGCTGTTCCTCGTCTGGCCGATCATCCACGGCATCATCCTCAGCTTCACCGACCAGTCCCTCACCGGTGCCGGCGGAGCCTTCGTCGGCTTCGCGAACTACACCGAAGCGCTCAGCGACCCCAAGATGTGGCAGTCGCTCGGGAACACCGTCTGGTTCACCCTGCTCTCCACCGTTCCGCTAGTGCTCATCGCCCTCGTGATGGCAGCACTGGTGGACCGCGGCATCCCCGGTCAGTGGCTGTGGCGACTGTCGTTCTTCATGCCGTTCCTGCTCGCTTCGACCGTCATCTCCCAGATCTGGGTCTGGATCTTCAACCCGCAGGTCGGTGCGGCCAACAACATCCTCGAGGCGTTCGGACTCGAACCGCTCGCCTGGCTGCAGAACCCCGACACCAACATGATGTCGATCGTGATCGCCACGGTCTGGTGGACGGTCGGGTTCAACTTCCTCCTCTATCTGGCGGCGATGCAGAACATCCCGCCGCAGCAGTACGAGGCGGCGTCGCTCGATGGCGCGGGCCCGTGGCGCCAGTTCTGGTCGATCACGCTTCCCCAACTCGGGCCGGCGACCGTCCTGATCCTGATCCTGCAGATCCTCGCCTCGCTGAAACTGTTCGACCAGGCGTACCAGATGCTCGGCGGGGTCGCGAGTGACACCACCCGCTCGATCGTCCAGTACATCTACGAGGCCGGATTCGTCAGCTACCGGTTCGGCTACTCTGCCGCCATCTCATACGTGTTCTTCGCCATCATCGTCATCCTGGGCGTCGCGCAGGCCCTGATCATGCGCCGCCGGAAGGAGCAGCTCTGATGTCCACCGCCACCGCCACCCGCACCGAGGCGATCACCAACGCGAAAGCGCGCGGTCCTCGCCACTCGCACCTCCCCGGCCAGAAGCCGTTCGGGCCCCTGCGCATCACCGCGTTCGTCATCCTGCTGATCATGGCCATCGGCTGGCTGCTGCCCTTCCTGTGGGCCGTCGCCACCGCCTTCAAGACCGAGACGGATGCCGCATCCGGCGACCCGGGCTGGATCGGGCAGAGCGGCCCGACGATCGAGGCGTTCACCGCGATCCTGTCGCAGGGCAACGTCTACGTCTGGGCCTTCAACAGCCTGTGGACGTCGGTCGCGATCACTCTGATCACCCTGACGATCTCGGCGCTGGCCGCCTATGCGTTCTCCCGGTTGGACTTCACCGGTCGCAAGTGGCTGTTCGTCGTCATCATCGCCTCGATCGTGGTCCCGCCGCAGGTGCTGATCATCCCGCTGTTCTACGAGATGCTCGCCTTCAACCTCATCGACACGTACTGGGGTCTGATCCTGCCGCAGGTCGTCGCACCGGCGATGGTGTTCATCCTGAAGCGGTTCTTCGACGCGGTCCCGATCGAGCTCGAAGACGCCGCCCGCGTCGACGGCGCCGGACGACTGCGCATCTTCTGGTCGATCGTGCTGCCGCTGTCGCGCCCGATCATGGCGTCCGTCGGCATCTTCGTCTTCATCGCCGCGTGGAACAACTTCCTCTGGCCGTTCCTCGTCATCAACGACACCACCCTGATGACGCTGCCGGTGGGACTCCAGACCGTGATCAGCGCCTACGGCGTGCAGTACGCCCAGGTCATGGCGCAGGCCGTGCTCGCGGCGCTTCCGCTCATCGTCGTGTTCCTCATCTTCCAGAAGCAGATCGTCAAGGGAGTCGCGACCAGCGGCTTCGGCGGTCAGTAATCCCCACCGCAGTCCCGCCCCGGGGCGCATGCCCCGGGGCGCATCCGTCCCCACCCACGGCCCACTCCTAAGGAGAGCTATGTCTCAGGCCCGCATCACCATCGACCGCGACTTCACGATCGCCGACGTCCCCCGGAGGCTCTTCGGGTCGTTCGTCGAGCACATGGGTCGCTGCGTCTACACCGGCATCTACGAACCCGGCCACCCCCAAGCCGACGAGCGCGGATTCCGCCAGGACGTGCTCGCGCTGGTGAAGGAGATGGGTCCGACCGTGATCCGGTACCCCGGGGGCAACTTCGTCTCCGGGTACCGGTGGGAAGACGGCGTCGGCCCGGTCGAGGACCGCCCCGTGCGCATCGACGGCGCATGGCACACGATCGAGACGAACGCCTTCGGCCTCCACGAGTTCATGGACTGGGCGAAGGATGCCGAGGTCGAGGTCATGGAGGCGATCAACCTCGGCACCCGAGGTGTGGAGGAGGCTCGCGCGCTCGTCGAGTACGCGAACCACCCCTCCGGCACGTACTGGTCGGACCTGCGCCGCAAGAACGGTGCGGAGAAGCCGTTCGACATCAAGTTGTGGTGCCTGGGCAACGAGCTCGACGGTCCGTGGCAGATCGGCGGCAAGACCGCGGCCGAGTACGGGCGCCTGGCCCAGGAGTCCGCCAAGGCGATGAAGCTGGTCGACTCGTCGATCGAGCTCGTCGCGGTGGGTTCGTCGGCGCGGTCGATGCCGACGTTCGGTTCGTGGGAGCACACCGTGCTCACCCACGCCTACGACGAGGTCGACTTCGTCTCGATGCACGCCTACTACCAGGAGCACGACGGCGACGCCGAGTCGTTCCTCGCCGAGTCCGTCGACATGGATGCGTTCATCGAAGGCGTCATCGCCACCGTCGACGCGGTCAAGGCTGCGGGGAAGCACACCAAGCAGGTCGACATCTCGTTCGACGAGTGGAACGTGTGGGACCAGGTGAAGTACAACGACGTGGAGGCCGGCGAGATCGCCAAGGCCGGGTGGCGGCAGCATCCGCGGCTCATCGAGGACACGTACTCGGTGACGGATGCCGTCGTCGTCGGCACCCTGCTCAACAGCCTGCTGCGTCACGGCGACCGCGTGAAGATCGCCAACCAGGCGCAGCTCGTCAACGTGATCGCCCCGATCCGCTCCGAAGAGGGCGGGGCCGCATGGCGTCAGACGAGCTTCTGGCCGTTCGAGCGGATGGCGCGTCTCGCGAAGGGACGTATCCTGCGTCTCGCGGTGTCCGCGCCGCAGATCGAGACGAAGCGCTACGGCGGTGTGGATTCGGTGGATGCCGCCGCCACCTACGACGAGGAGACGGGCCGGGTGGTGCTGTTCGTCGCCAACCGCTCCCTCGACGAGGAGAGCGACCTCACGGTCGACCTGCACGGGCTGAGCGGTCTGCGGGTCACGAACGCCGAGACCCTGACGATTCCCGAAGGCGGCGACCGCCACACCGCCAACCTCGAGACCACGCCGGACAGCGTGCACATGGTGCCGCTCGCCGGCACCGAGGTCGTCGACGGCGCCGTCCGTGCGAAGCTGCCGCCGCTGTCGTGGTCGGTGATCGAGCTCGCCTGAGCCCGGAACAGGAAGAAGCCCGGTATCAGTCGATACCGGGCTTCTTCGTGTCAGACGTCAGGCGTCAGACGTCGAGGTGTCAGACCTCGAGCATCTTCCGACGACGCACCGCGAGCAGCATTCCAGCGGACAGCAGCGCAAGGGCGAAAGCCCCGGCCGTGAGCGGGACGAACATGTCGACACCCGTCTCAGCGAGTCCGCCGTCGTCGTCCGGTGCGGCACCGCCGCCACCGCCGACGCCGCCGTCACCCTCGCCGCCGTCACCCTCGCCGCCGCCACCGGCGCCCGGTGCGGCCAGCACCGCGAACGCCAGGGTGGTCGCAGCGGAGGAGACGTCGTCGACACTCTGCGTTGCCGCGACCGAGTAGTCACCCGATTCGAGAGCGGCACCGAAGTCGACGCTCCATGCACCGTCGACGACGGTCGCCGTGAAGACACCGCTCGCCGCGTCGAGCGCGCTGAGCTGTGCGGAGGTGGGCTCTTCGCCGGTGAGCTTCACGGTGACCGTGGCGCCGTCGATACCCGTGCCCGAGAGCTGCGTCGGTCCACCGTCATGCGGGAACGTGTCGCCGTCCTGGATCGAGGTCACAGCCGGAGCGACCGGAACGACCTTGAAAGCTGACGTCGCTTCCGGAGAGACCTCCGCGAGGCGGGTCTGCGTGACGACGATGCTGTGCGAGCCGTAGCCCAGGTCGACCCCGGTGACCGTCCACTCGCCCGTGGCGCCGACCGTGGTCGTGCCGAGCTCGTTGCCCTCAGCGTCCTCGACGACGATGCCCGCGGTCGGGAGACCGGTGCCGCTGATCT
This genomic window contains:
- a CDS encoding extracellular solute-binding protein, encoding MTPPLDLSRRQFLTATSLAAGAALLAGCAPGTTASATQTLQFWHLLSGGDGVTMSQLLDEVNGAQSAFRMRPTVLAWGTPYYTKLAMAGAGGRAPDVAIMHATRTVGWAPGGLLDRWDVDKLASLGIEESSFPKPIWEKGFVGEGMYSIALDAHPFVMMFNTDICDAAGVLDSDGKLAETSSPEEFVEQLRTVGGSAEGHALSFGYLGDGAQMWRLFYTFYSQHGAAMELPIGGKAVIDKEAAVESLTLMQTLLDGEIAQAQADYGSAIAEFSTGKSGMLFTGVWELRTMQAAGIPFDATMIPNLYGTPAVYADSHSFVLPNQTNADPVKRDLTYEFVADMLKNSFGWAEAGHIPAYLPVTESPEYSELIPQANYAEAAQHVVYDPTAWFTGSGSNFQSEFGAAVQEVLLSGADPAAAIDRFEARVNTLLRQPNPADPEGTFTS
- a CDS encoding alpha-N-arabinofuranosidase, whose translation is MSQARITIDRDFTIADVPRRLFGSFVEHMGRCVYTGIYEPGHPQADERGFRQDVLALVKEMGPTVIRYPGGNFVSGYRWEDGVGPVEDRPVRIDGAWHTIETNAFGLHEFMDWAKDAEVEVMEAINLGTRGVEEARALVEYANHPSGTYWSDLRRKNGAEKPFDIKLWCLGNELDGPWQIGGKTAAEYGRLAQESAKAMKLVDSSIELVAVGSSARSMPTFGSWEHTVLTHAYDEVDFVSMHAYYQEHDGDAESFLAESVDMDAFIEGVIATVDAVKAAGKHTKQVDISFDEWNVWDQVKYNDVEAGEIAKAGWRQHPRLIEDTYSVTDAVVVGTLLNSLLRHGDRVKIANQAQLVNVIAPIRSEEGGAAWRQTSFWPFERMARLAKGRILRLAVSAPQIETKRYGGVDSVDAAATYDEETGRVVLFVANRSLDEESDLTVDLHGLSGLRVTNAETLTIPEGGDRHTANLETTPDSVHMVPLAGTEVVDGAVRAKLPPLSWSVIELA
- a CDS encoding carbohydrate ABC transporter permease, which gives rise to MTTTTTATDSTRTIVTGSKKKATPDRRAGSRNREQLISWAFLAPFLIAFLLFLVWPIIHGIILSFTDQSLTGAGGAFVGFANYTEALSDPKMWQSLGNTVWFTLLSTVPLVLIALVMAALVDRGIPGQWLWRLSFFMPFLLASTVISQIWVWIFNPQVGAANNILEAFGLEPLAWLQNPDTNMMSIVIATVWWTVGFNFLLYLAAMQNIPPQQYEAASLDGAGPWRQFWSITLPQLGPATVLILILQILASLKLFDQAYQMLGGVASDTTRSIVQYIYEAGFVSYRFGYSAAISYVFFAIIVILGVAQALIMRRRKEQL
- a CDS encoding carbohydrate ABC transporter permease is translated as MSTATATRTEAITNAKARGPRHSHLPGQKPFGPLRITAFVILLIMAIGWLLPFLWAVATAFKTETDAASGDPGWIGQSGPTIEAFTAILSQGNVYVWAFNSLWTSVAITLITLTISALAAYAFSRLDFTGRKWLFVVIIASIVVPPQVLIIPLFYEMLAFNLIDTYWGLILPQVVAPAMVFILKRFFDAVPIELEDAARVDGAGRLRIFWSIVLPLSRPIMASVGIFVFIAAWNNFLWPFLVINDTTLMTLPVGLQTVISAYGVQYAQVMAQAVLAALPLIVVFLIFQKQIVKGVATSGFGGQ